The following proteins come from a genomic window of Trifolium pratense cultivar HEN17-A07 linkage group LG4, ARS_RC_1.1, whole genome shotgun sequence:
- the LOC123921737 gene encoding uncharacterized protein LOC123921737: MSFLAGRLAGKEAAYFFQESKQAVTKLAQKNNHNHNPISKPNVADEQQHLQDHADVLPEVLKHSLPSKLFRDETVDATSSSFSKWVLPSDLKLRSSVSPDALNPLRGYVSLPQVTFGPRRWEMPEATHGVSASTANELRQDRFAVHVNPEKLKAASEGLANVGKAFAIATAVVFGGAAMVIGTVASKLELHNMGDLKTKGKDIVEPQLETFKNQFVPIKIWAENMSKKWHLEKKDVKQKTIVKDLSKILGAKSSSD; encoded by the exons ATGAGTTTTCTAGCGGGAAGATTAGCAGGAAAAGAAGCTGCTTATTTCTTCCAAGAATCCAAACAAGCCGTAACTAAATTAGCTCAAAagaataatcataatcataatccaATATCAAAACCCAACGTCGCCGATGAACAACAGCACCTTCAAGATCACGCCGACGTGCTTCCCGAAGTTCTAAAACACTCTCTTCCTTCCAAATTATTCAGAGACGAAACGGTGGATGCCACGTCATCATCATTCTCCAAATGGGTTCTTCCTTCCGATCTCAAACTTCGATCTTCTGTATCTCCTGATGCTCTTAATCCTCTTCGTGGTTATGTTTCTTTACCACAAGTTACTTTTGGACCCAGAag GTGGGAAATGCCTGAAGCAACACATGGGGTTTCGGCCTCTACAGCTAATGAGTTGCGTCAGGATCGCTTCGCCGTCCATGTTAACCCAGAGAAGTTAAAAGCAGCATCGGAAGGGCTTGCAAATG tTGGAAAGGCGTTTGCTATTGCCACTGCAGTTGTTTTTGGTGGTGCTGCAATGGTAATTGGTACGGTGGCCTCCAAGTTAGAGCTGCATAAC ATGGGTGACCTCAAAACTAAAGGAAAGGATATTGTTGAGCCACAACTTGAGacttttaaaaaccaatttgtTCCCATTAAAATATGG GCTGAGAATATGTCAAAAAAGTGGCATTTGGAAAAGAAAGATGTCAAGCAGAAGACTATTGTAAAAGATCTATCTAAAATTTTGGGTGCTAAATCATCATCAGAttga
- the LOC123921739 gene encoding uncharacterized protein LOC123921739 isoform X2 yields the protein MSLLQFQPINGISQIFVRTQFPYKKCGRKSFLLRPQAVPSKTQRIMESVSVGDGEVGGEVGGAGGAYSYQALKRLDQLWSNICSPQEVVQEPQQVVSTIPSLFTSSDLADKSESSYDVIVCGGTLGIFIATALCARGLRVAVVERNVLKGREQEWNISRKELLELVEVGVLEEDDIERVTSAKFNPNRCGFERKGDIWVNDILNLGVSPVRLIEIVKKRFIALGGVILEGFSVSSINVYEDAAVLKLSGDKILSSRLIIDAMGNFSPVVKQIRRGRKPDGVCLVVGTCARGFENNSISDVIFSSSTVKKVGDSKAQYFWEAFPAGSGPLDRTTYMFTYVDPQPGSPKLEELLEEYWNLMPEYQGVQLDNLEILRVIYGIFPTYRESPLPAAFSRVLQFGDASGIQSPVSFGGFGSLTRHLGRLSAGIHEAISGDYLDSYNLSLLNPYMPNLSASWLFQRAMSAKKQSDVPEDFINELLYANFSCMQRLGDPVLRPFLQDVVQFGPLSKTLGLVMLTSPQILPSIFKQVGIPVLLDWSRHFLMLGYYTFLASFADPIVRPFLNTLPSETSFQWKRHLEAWKYGAGLDYKL from the exons atgtcATTGCTTCAGTTTCAACCCATCAATGGAATATCTCAGATTTTTGTGAGGACTCAATTCCCATATAAGAAATGTGGCAGAAAATCCTTCCTTTTGAGACCACAAGCTGTTCCCTCCAAAACCCAG agaATAATGGAGAGTGTTTCTGTGGGTGATGGTGAAGTTGGTGGTGAAGTTGGTGGTGCTGGTGGAGCATACTCATATCAAGCTTTGAAAAGATTAGACCAGCTATGGTCGAACATTTGCTCACCTCAAGAAG TTGTGCAAGAACCTCAACAAGTTGTCTCTACAATACCTAGCTTGTTTACCTCGTCTGATCTTGCTGACAAATCAGAAAGTTCATATGACGTGATAGTGTGTGGAGGGACTCTTGGAATATTCATAGCCACAGCCTTGTGTGCTAGGGGTCTTCGAGTTGCCGTTGTCGAAAGGAATGTGTTGAAAGGG AGAGAACAAGAATGGAACATATCAAGAAAGGAGCTTTTGGAACTTGTAGAAGTTGGAGTCTTGGAAGAAGATGACATCGAAAGAGTCACATCAGCAAAATTTAATCCT AATAGATGTGGATTTGAAAGGAAAGGGGATATCTGGGTCAACGACATTCTTAATCTCGGTGTTTC ACCTGTCAGGCTTATAGAGATTGTGAAGAAACGTTTTATCGCCCTTGGTGGAGTCATTTTAGAGGGTTTCAGTGTTTCCTCCATAAATGTATATGAGGATGCTGCA gttCTGAAACTTTCTGGAGACAAAATCTTGTCATCTCGTCTTATAATTGATGCCATGGGGAACTTTTCCCCTGTTGTAAAACAG ATAAGACGTGGTAGGAAGCCCGATGGTGTTTGCCTTGTTGTTGGAACCTGCGCACGTGGCTTTGAAAATAACTCCATTAGTGATGTGATATTCAGCAGTTCAACAGTAAAGAAAGTTGGAGATTCAAAAGCACAATATTTTTGGGAG GCATTTCCAGCAGGATCGGGTCCTCTTGATCGTACTACTTATATGTTCACTTATGTAGATCCTCAACCAGGATCTCCAAAATTGGAAGAATTGTTGGAAGAATACTGGAATCTGATGCCAGAATATCAG GGTGTTCAACTTGACAACCTAGAGATACTGAGAGTTATTTATGGCATCTTTCCCACATACCGCGAGAG CCCGCTACCAGCTGCTTTTAGTAGAGTTTTGCAG TTTGGTGATGCCAGCGGCATACAATCACCTGTATCATTTGGTGGTTTCGGGAGTTTGACCAGACATCTTGGGAGACTGTCAGCTG GAATACATGAAGCAATCAGTGGTGATTATCTTGACTCATACAACTTGTCTCTGCTGAATCCATACATG CCCAACTTGAGTGCTTCATGGTTATTCCAAAGAGCAATGTCAGCGAAGAAACAGTCTGACGTTCCTGAAGATTTTATCAATGAACTTCTTTATGCCAATTTTAGTTGTATGCAG AGGCTTGGGGATCCAGTGCTACGACCATTTCTGCAG GATGTCGTACAGTTTGGGCCACTTTCCAAGACACTAGGCCTGGTTATGTTAACAAGTCCTCAAATACTCCCATCCATATTCAAACAG GTTGGTATTCCTGTACTGCTTGATTGGTCCAGACATTTTCTAATGCTTGGTTACTACACCTTTCTCGCGAGCTTTGCGGATCCTATTGTGAG GCCATTTCTAAATACACTACCATCCGAGACGAGTTTCCAGTGGAAAAGACATCTTGAGGCTTGGAAATACGGAGCTGGTCTTGATTACAAGCTATAG
- the LOC123921739 gene encoding uncharacterized protein LOC123921739 isoform X3: MWQKILPFETTSCSLQNPVGGAGGAYSYQALKRLDQLWSNICSPQEVVQEPQQVVSTIPSLFTSSDLADKSESSYDVIVCGGTLGIFIATALCARGLRVAVVERNVLKGREQEWNISRKELLELVEVGVLEEDDIERVTSAKFNPNRCGFERKGDIWVNDILNLGVSPVRLIEIVKKRFIALGGVILEGFSVSSINVYEDAAVLKLSGDKILSSRLIIDAMGNFSPVVKQIRRGRKPDGVCLVVGTCARGFENNSISDVIFSSSTVKKVGDSKAQYFWEAFPAGSGPLDRTTYMFTYVDPQPGSPKLEELLEEYWNLMPEYQGVQLDNLEILRVIYGIFPTYRERYGALPSPLPAAFSRVLQFGDASGIQSPVSFGGFGSLTRHLGRLSAGIHEAISGDYLDSYNLSLLNPYMPNLSASWLFQRAMSAKKQSDVPEDFINELLYANFSCMQRLGDPVLRPFLQDVVQFGPLSKTLGLVMLTSPQILPSIFKQVGIPVLLDWSRHFLMLGYYTFLASFADPIVRPFLNTLPSETSFQWKRHLEAWKYGAGLDYKL, from the exons ATGTGGCAGAAAATCCTTCCTTTTGAGACCACAAGCTGTTCCCTCCAAAACCCAG TTGGTGGTGCTGGTGGAGCATACTCATATCAAGCTTTGAAAAGATTAGACCAGCTATGGTCGAACATTTGCTCACCTCAAGAAG TTGTGCAAGAACCTCAACAAGTTGTCTCTACAATACCTAGCTTGTTTACCTCGTCTGATCTTGCTGACAAATCAGAAAGTTCATATGACGTGATAGTGTGTGGAGGGACTCTTGGAATATTCATAGCCACAGCCTTGTGTGCTAGGGGTCTTCGAGTTGCCGTTGTCGAAAGGAATGTGTTGAAAGGG AGAGAACAAGAATGGAACATATCAAGAAAGGAGCTTTTGGAACTTGTAGAAGTTGGAGTCTTGGAAGAAGATGACATCGAAAGAGTCACATCAGCAAAATTTAATCCT AATAGATGTGGATTTGAAAGGAAAGGGGATATCTGGGTCAACGACATTCTTAATCTCGGTGTTTC ACCTGTCAGGCTTATAGAGATTGTGAAGAAACGTTTTATCGCCCTTGGTGGAGTCATTTTAGAGGGTTTCAGTGTTTCCTCCATAAATGTATATGAGGATGCTGCA gttCTGAAACTTTCTGGAGACAAAATCTTGTCATCTCGTCTTATAATTGATGCCATGGGGAACTTTTCCCCTGTTGTAAAACAG ATAAGACGTGGTAGGAAGCCCGATGGTGTTTGCCTTGTTGTTGGAACCTGCGCACGTGGCTTTGAAAATAACTCCATTAGTGATGTGATATTCAGCAGTTCAACAGTAAAGAAAGTTGGAGATTCAAAAGCACAATATTTTTGGGAG GCATTTCCAGCAGGATCGGGTCCTCTTGATCGTACTACTTATATGTTCACTTATGTAGATCCTCAACCAGGATCTCCAAAATTGGAAGAATTGTTGGAAGAATACTGGAATCTGATGCCAGAATATCAG GGTGTTCAACTTGACAACCTAGAGATACTGAGAGTTATTTATGGCATCTTTCCCACATACCGCGAGAG ATATGGAGCACTTCCCAGCCCGCTACCAGCTGCTTTTAGTAGAGTTTTGCAG TTTGGTGATGCCAGCGGCATACAATCACCTGTATCATTTGGTGGTTTCGGGAGTTTGACCAGACATCTTGGGAGACTGTCAGCTG GAATACATGAAGCAATCAGTGGTGATTATCTTGACTCATACAACTTGTCTCTGCTGAATCCATACATG CCCAACTTGAGTGCTTCATGGTTATTCCAAAGAGCAATGTCAGCGAAGAAACAGTCTGACGTTCCTGAAGATTTTATCAATGAACTTCTTTATGCCAATTTTAGTTGTATGCAG AGGCTTGGGGATCCAGTGCTACGACCATTTCTGCAG GATGTCGTACAGTTTGGGCCACTTTCCAAGACACTAGGCCTGGTTATGTTAACAAGTCCTCAAATACTCCCATCCATATTCAAACAG GTTGGTATTCCTGTACTGCTTGATTGGTCCAGACATTTTCTAATGCTTGGTTACTACACCTTTCTCGCGAGCTTTGCGGATCCTATTGTGAG GCCATTTCTAAATACACTACCATCCGAGACGAGTTTCCAGTGGAAAAGACATCTTGAGGCTTGGAAATACGGAGCTGGTCTTGATTACAAGCTATAG
- the LOC123921739 gene encoding uncharacterized protein LOC123921739 isoform X1 has protein sequence MSLLQFQPINGISQIFVRTQFPYKKCGRKSFLLRPQAVPSKTQRIMESVSVGDGEVGGEVGGAGGAYSYQALKRLDQLWSNICSPQEVVQEPQQVVSTIPSLFTSSDLADKSESSYDVIVCGGTLGIFIATALCARGLRVAVVERNVLKGREQEWNISRKELLELVEVGVLEEDDIERVTSAKFNPNRCGFERKGDIWVNDILNLGVSPVRLIEIVKKRFIALGGVILEGFSVSSINVYEDAAVLKLSGDKILSSRLIIDAMGNFSPVVKQIRRGRKPDGVCLVVGTCARGFENNSISDVIFSSSTVKKVGDSKAQYFWEAFPAGSGPLDRTTYMFTYVDPQPGSPKLEELLEEYWNLMPEYQGVQLDNLEILRVIYGIFPTYRERYGALPSPLPAAFSRVLQFGDASGIQSPVSFGGFGSLTRHLGRLSAGIHEAISGDYLDSYNLSLLNPYMPNLSASWLFQRAMSAKKQSDVPEDFINELLYANFSCMQRLGDPVLRPFLQDVVQFGPLSKTLGLVMLTSPQILPSIFKQVGIPVLLDWSRHFLMLGYYTFLASFADPIVRPFLNTLPSETSFQWKRHLEAWKYGAGLDYKL, from the exons atgtcATTGCTTCAGTTTCAACCCATCAATGGAATATCTCAGATTTTTGTGAGGACTCAATTCCCATATAAGAAATGTGGCAGAAAATCCTTCCTTTTGAGACCACAAGCTGTTCCCTCCAAAACCCAG agaATAATGGAGAGTGTTTCTGTGGGTGATGGTGAAGTTGGTGGTGAAGTTGGTGGTGCTGGTGGAGCATACTCATATCAAGCTTTGAAAAGATTAGACCAGCTATGGTCGAACATTTGCTCACCTCAAGAAG TTGTGCAAGAACCTCAACAAGTTGTCTCTACAATACCTAGCTTGTTTACCTCGTCTGATCTTGCTGACAAATCAGAAAGTTCATATGACGTGATAGTGTGTGGAGGGACTCTTGGAATATTCATAGCCACAGCCTTGTGTGCTAGGGGTCTTCGAGTTGCCGTTGTCGAAAGGAATGTGTTGAAAGGG AGAGAACAAGAATGGAACATATCAAGAAAGGAGCTTTTGGAACTTGTAGAAGTTGGAGTCTTGGAAGAAGATGACATCGAAAGAGTCACATCAGCAAAATTTAATCCT AATAGATGTGGATTTGAAAGGAAAGGGGATATCTGGGTCAACGACATTCTTAATCTCGGTGTTTC ACCTGTCAGGCTTATAGAGATTGTGAAGAAACGTTTTATCGCCCTTGGTGGAGTCATTTTAGAGGGTTTCAGTGTTTCCTCCATAAATGTATATGAGGATGCTGCA gttCTGAAACTTTCTGGAGACAAAATCTTGTCATCTCGTCTTATAATTGATGCCATGGGGAACTTTTCCCCTGTTGTAAAACAG ATAAGACGTGGTAGGAAGCCCGATGGTGTTTGCCTTGTTGTTGGAACCTGCGCACGTGGCTTTGAAAATAACTCCATTAGTGATGTGATATTCAGCAGTTCAACAGTAAAGAAAGTTGGAGATTCAAAAGCACAATATTTTTGGGAG GCATTTCCAGCAGGATCGGGTCCTCTTGATCGTACTACTTATATGTTCACTTATGTAGATCCTCAACCAGGATCTCCAAAATTGGAAGAATTGTTGGAAGAATACTGGAATCTGATGCCAGAATATCAG GGTGTTCAACTTGACAACCTAGAGATACTGAGAGTTATTTATGGCATCTTTCCCACATACCGCGAGAG ATATGGAGCACTTCCCAGCCCGCTACCAGCTGCTTTTAGTAGAGTTTTGCAG TTTGGTGATGCCAGCGGCATACAATCACCTGTATCATTTGGTGGTTTCGGGAGTTTGACCAGACATCTTGGGAGACTGTCAGCTG GAATACATGAAGCAATCAGTGGTGATTATCTTGACTCATACAACTTGTCTCTGCTGAATCCATACATG CCCAACTTGAGTGCTTCATGGTTATTCCAAAGAGCAATGTCAGCGAAGAAACAGTCTGACGTTCCTGAAGATTTTATCAATGAACTTCTTTATGCCAATTTTAGTTGTATGCAG AGGCTTGGGGATCCAGTGCTACGACCATTTCTGCAG GATGTCGTACAGTTTGGGCCACTTTCCAAGACACTAGGCCTGGTTATGTTAACAAGTCCTCAAATACTCCCATCCATATTCAAACAG GTTGGTATTCCTGTACTGCTTGATTGGTCCAGACATTTTCTAATGCTTGGTTACTACACCTTTCTCGCGAGCTTTGCGGATCCTATTGTGAG GCCATTTCTAAATACACTACCATCCGAGACGAGTTTCCAGTGGAAAAGACATCTTGAGGCTTGGAAATACGGAGCTGGTCTTGATTACAAGCTATAG